In a single window of the Prochlorococcus marinus str. AS9601 genome:
- a CDS encoding DUF4346 domain-containing protein, which produces MDSSKSLDEKIKIDNNLSNRYIDLDPNGYFIIKVDLEENKIILEHFLNNIDEEGYAVDPETNEPIKCNSQNKRVSNEVFKGISAKQLGILITEERNDLITRFDHALYLGRELQKAEECLYKKLPYSQD; this is translated from the coding sequence ATGGATTCTAGTAAAAGTTTAGATGAAAAAATCAAGATTGATAATAATCTTTCCAACCGATACATAGACTTAGATCCAAATGGTTATTTTATTATAAAAGTAGATTTAGAAGAAAATAAAATAATTTTAGAGCACTTTTTAAATAACATCGATGAGGAAGGCTATGCGGTTGACCCCGAAACAAATGAACCAATCAAATGCAACTCTCAAAATAAAAGAGTTAGTAATGAAGTTTTTAAAGGTATTAGTGCGAAACAACTTGGAATATTGATCACTGAAGAAAGAAATGACTTAATAACCAGATTCGACCATGCTCTATATTTAGGCCGGGAACTACAAAAAGCAGAGGAATGTTTATACAAAAAATTACCATATAGCCAAGATTAA
- a CDS encoding peptidogalycan biosysnthesis protein encodes MNQKIHKVEVKLSIKEISKEIWNELANEINNPFYEWTWLKNLEISKSVSRETGWQPLYFVAYKNEEILGIAPLFLKSHSYGEFIFDQSFARLAQELNLNYYPKLIGMSPYSPVNGYQFLYKKNKDKKEITNLLIKNIESFAITNKILSCNFLYIDESWGNHLKSLGYYEWINSSSEWRSNGEKTFDDFLSRFNSNQRKNIKKERKSITKQDIKIKIFNKDDINQEILKKMHNFYEQHCSRWGVWGSKYLTSTFFEKIVDNKKNLLLFSASKNNSNDIFAMSMCVKNKNNLWGRYWGSEEDISNLHFELCYYQPIEWAIKNSIYFFDPGAGGKHKRRRGFFAKSTISLHKWFDKNMENIIYPWLNEVNKQTETEIEFENDSIPFK; translated from the coding sequence ATGAACCAAAAAATACATAAAGTTGAAGTCAAATTATCAATTAAAGAAATCTCCAAGGAGATATGGAATGAATTAGCAAATGAAATCAATAATCCATTTTATGAATGGACTTGGCTTAAAAACCTTGAAATATCAAAAAGTGTTTCAAGAGAAACTGGTTGGCAGCCTCTATATTTTGTTGCTTATAAGAATGAAGAAATATTAGGTATCGCTCCACTTTTCTTAAAAAGTCATAGCTATGGAGAATTCATTTTTGATCAATCATTTGCACGATTGGCTCAAGAGCTTAATTTAAATTATTACCCTAAATTAATTGGAATGAGCCCTTATAGTCCTGTAAATGGATATCAATTTCTTTATAAAAAAAATAAAGATAAGAAAGAAATTACAAATTTACTTATAAAAAATATAGAAAGCTTTGCGATTACAAACAAAATTTTAAGTTGTAATTTTTTATATATTGATGAAAGCTGGGGCAACCATCTTAAATCTTTGGGATACTATGAATGGATAAATTCCAGCAGTGAATGGAGAAGTAATGGAGAAAAAACGTTTGATGATTTTCTTTCTAGATTTAATTCTAATCAGAGAAAAAATATCAAAAAAGAGAGGAAATCAATTACTAAACAAGATATTAAAATAAAAATTTTTAATAAAGATGATATCAACCAAGAAATCCTCAAAAAAATGCATAATTTTTATGAACAGCATTGCTCGAGGTGGGGAGTTTGGGGAAGTAAATATCTAACATCTACATTTTTCGAAAAAATTGTTGATAATAAAAAAAATCTTTTACTTTTTAGCGCATCAAAAAATAATTCAAATGATATTTTTGCTATGTCGATGTGCGTTAAAAATAAAAACAACTTATGGGGTAGATATTGGGGTAGTGAAGAAGACATATCTAATTTACATTTTGAATTATGTTACTACCAGCCAATTGAATGGGCAATAAAAAATAGTATCTATTTTTTTGATCCTGGGGCAGGTGGTAAACATAAAAGGCGGAGGGGGTTTTTTGCAAAAAGCACCATTAGCTTGCATAAGTGGTTTGACAAAAATATGGAAAATATAATTTATCCTTGGCTAAATGAAGTTAATAAACAAACCGAGACCGAAATTGAATTTGAGAATGATTCTATACCCTTTAAATAA
- a CDS encoding RibD family protein has protein sequence MSIPRVIIVIASSLDGRIAFPRGGESHLGSEEDKKMLNQHLSKVDATIFGLGTLIAHQSTYLIKNLNDNDEVHISKRQPISIVASNSKNFNSNWIYFRQPIRRWLISSSKVDNSSNNDFEKQLFFKDSWGKTLISLKKLGINNLALLGGAKLINSFIKEDLITDIKITIIPRIIGGRYTWIPPEQTNEIFNLKRLWEIKSIKNLMNNEIHVHYKKI, from the coding sequence TTGAGTATCCCAAGAGTAATAATTGTTATAGCATCAAGTCTTGATGGGAGAATTGCATTTCCTAGAGGAGGAGAATCGCATCTTGGAAGTGAAGAAGATAAAAAAATGTTAAATCAACACTTATCAAAGGTTGATGCTACGATTTTTGGTTTAGGTACTTTAATAGCTCATCAATCAACTTATTTAATTAAAAATCTCAATGATAATGACGAAGTCCATATATCAAAAAGACAACCAATTTCTATAGTTGCTTCAAATAGCAAAAACTTTAACAGTAATTGGATATACTTTCGTCAACCAATTAGAAGATGGCTAATAAGCTCAAGTAAAGTTGATAATTCTTCTAATAATGACTTCGAAAAACAACTCTTTTTCAAAGATTCATGGGGGAAAACTTTAATTTCACTAAAAAAACTAGGGATAAATAATCTAGCTCTTCTAGGAGGTGCAAAACTTATAAATTCATTTATAAAAGAGGATCTAATAACGGATATAAAAATTACAATAATTCCACGAATTATTGGAGGAAGATATACATGGATCCCTCCAGAACAAACAAATGAGATTTTTAATCTCAAAAGACTATGGGAAATAAAATCAATTAAAAATTTAATGAATAATGAAATCCATGTTCATTACAAAAAAATTTGA
- a CDS encoding 6-pyruvoyl trahydropterin synthase family protein, whose product MTSTQSKPLHGKGRECVITRRACFSSSHRYWLPEKSPEENLSLFGKCSIAPGHGHNYELIVSMGGELDSNGMVLNLSDVKHSIKDKVTGQLDFHFLNDVWPEFNVNNQEGILPTTEALVKVIWSRLKDDLPLTSLRLYENPNLWADYFGKNMEAFLTVQTHFAAAHRLAKEEVSFDENKKIYGKCARVNGHGHNYLVEITVKGDIDKRTGMVCDLSALQEIINDLVVEQLDHTFLNKDIEFFHNCVPTAENIALYISDILKKPIYNLGATLHKIRLQESPNNAAEIHVDQKLTNSLNLKFANNLVTQT is encoded by the coding sequence ATGACTTCTACACAATCCAAACCATTACATGGAAAAGGACGTGAATGCGTCATAACTCGACGTGCCTGCTTTAGTTCTAGTCACCGTTATTGGCTCCCTGAAAAAAGCCCAGAAGAAAATTTATCTCTTTTTGGGAAGTGCAGTATTGCACCAGGTCATGGTCATAATTATGAACTAATTGTTTCAATGGGTGGAGAACTAGACTCTAATGGAATGGTACTTAATCTCTCTGATGTAAAACACTCTATTAAAGATAAGGTGACTGGACAATTAGATTTTCATTTTTTAAATGATGTCTGGCCTGAATTTAATGTTAATAATCAAGAGGGTATACTTCCTACAACTGAAGCATTAGTAAAGGTCATTTGGAGTCGGCTAAAGGATGATTTACCTCTTACAAGTCTAAGACTTTATGAAAACCCAAATTTATGGGCAGATTATTTTGGAAAAAACATGGAAGCATTTTTAACAGTACAAACTCATTTTGCAGCCGCTCATAGACTTGCAAAAGAAGAGGTATCCTTTGATGAAAACAAAAAAATCTATGGGAAGTGTGCCAGAGTTAATGGACATGGTCATAACTATCTTGTCGAAATAACTGTAAAAGGAGACATTGATAAAAGAACAGGAATGGTTTGCGACTTATCTGCCCTCCAAGAGATAATTAATGATTTGGTTGTTGAACAACTAGATCATACTTTTCTAAATAAAGACATCGAATTTTTTCATAATTGTGTTCCAACCGCTGAAAATATAGCTTTATATATTTCTGATATCCTTAAAAAGCCAATATATAACCTTGGTGCAACATTACACAAAATAAGACTCCAAGAGAGTCCGAATAACGCTGCAGAAATTCATGTTGATCAAAAGTTAACCAATTCATTAAATTTGAAATTTGCAAATAATTTAGTCACACAAACTTGA
- a CDS encoding shikimate kinase, with product MEQTIIKKTVLTLKGRSIFLIGMMGSGKSKTGLKLAELLKYKYIDLDSLIEKLAKKSINQIFNDEGEEKFRELEANCLKETIKIPSLVISTGGGIVTKSENWGILRQGIIAWIDLDKDIAIERLKNEIENRPLLQGKNLNDLYMSIFQSRENLYSQADLRIQVKRENIEEVAMKIINAIHKEIIS from the coding sequence ATGGAACAAACCATTATCAAAAAAACAGTTCTTACTTTAAAGGGCAGAAGCATATTTTTAATAGGAATGATGGGTTCAGGCAAGTCAAAAACTGGTTTGAAGTTGGCTGAATTATTGAAGTATAAATACATTGATTTAGATTCATTAATAGAGAAGTTGGCAAAAAAATCTATTAATCAAATTTTTAATGATGAAGGAGAAGAGAAATTCCGTGAATTAGAAGCAAACTGCCTTAAAGAAACTATCAAAATTCCTTCATTAGTAATCTCAACTGGGGGAGGAATAGTTACCAAATCGGAAAACTGGGGAATCTTAAGACAGGGAATAATTGCTTGGATAGATCTAGACAAAGATATAGCAATTGAAAGATTGAAAAATGAAATTGAAAATAGACCACTTCTTCAGGGAAAGAATCTAAATGATTTATATATGAGCATTTTTCAATCTAGAGAAAATTTGTATTCTCAAGCAGATTTAAGAATTCAAGTAAAAAGGGAAAATATTGAAGAAGTAGCTATGAAAATAATTAATGCAATTCATAAAGAAATAATTAGTTAA
- a CDS encoding chlororespiratory reduction protein 7 produces the protein MSNPLIRASDHYVLLEPDSKEKIVPKQEAILWLKNWFSKTETQTIYQNIEDPDQEFFEELLESTYELEIKLGYVIKWFAVRIEPD, from the coding sequence ATGTCAAATCCACTAATAAGAGCATCAGATCATTATGTATTATTAGAGCCAGATTCAAAAGAAAAAATTGTACCAAAGCAAGAAGCAATTTTATGGTTAAAGAATTGGTTCAGTAAGACAGAAACACAAACAATATATCAAAATATAGAAGATCCTGATCAGGAATTTTTTGAAGAATTATTAGAAAGCACTTATGAATTAGAAATAAAATTAGGATACGTTATCAAATGGTTTGCAGTAAGAATTGAACCAGATTAA
- a CDS encoding DUF6816 family protein, with the protein MKILLGLVLCLIFQVIFLESSFAFVDSNVREFLENRVNQWPELYLPNFKLSDTSEDLIYPKWFEGNWLVTSQDIINNSEEPVIYKVNFFKNDSDLVVGNRAKNSESIGKAIFGDTLIKVVNDPQSINNQITYLKDDFYIDSRITGRNQIQDDDIFFADELVIQTAHKPGASRINQVETISKFQKCSEEILDVDNSMKPSICGVQYVASYGSKVGDPSIHAIKTNKYKLTFEFIES; encoded by the coding sequence ATGAAGATTCTTCTTGGATTAGTTCTTTGCTTGATTTTTCAAGTAATTTTTTTAGAAAGTTCTTTTGCTTTTGTCGATTCTAATGTACGAGAGTTTTTGGAAAATCGTGTAAATCAATGGCCAGAACTATATTTACCAAATTTTAAATTGTCGGATACTTCTGAGGACTTAATATATCCTAAATGGTTCGAAGGGAATTGGCTTGTCACTTCTCAAGATATAATTAATAATTCAGAAGAGCCAGTTATTTATAAAGTAAATTTCTTTAAGAATGATTCAGATTTAGTTGTTGGTAATCGTGCAAAAAATTCTGAATCTATTGGAAAAGCAATATTTGGTGATACCTTAATCAAGGTTGTAAATGATCCTCAATCTATTAATAATCAAATTACCTATTTAAAAGATGATTTTTATATCGATTCAAGAATTACAGGGAGAAATCAGATCCAAGACGATGATATTTTTTTCGCAGATGAGCTTGTTATACAAACTGCACATAAGCCAGGTGCTTCAAGGATTAATCAGGTAGAGACCATTAGTAAATTTCAAAAATGTTCCGAAGAAATATTGGATGTTGATAATTCAATGAAACCATCAATATGTGGAGTGCAATATGTTGCTTCTTATGGTTCAAAAGTTGGTGATCCTTCTATTCATGCTATAAAAACAAATAAATATAAATTGACATTTGAATTTATTGAGAGTTAG
- a CDS encoding glutathione S-transferase family protein: MITLYQFRHSAFCLKTRMALHAKKIQYRVEEVTPGIGQFEIFKLSGQKQVPVIVDSNDQVINDSSTICEYIDKKNDNNPLFPEDPILFAQCKLIEDWADTTMATTCRKALIKSAIENPQLRTALLPDELPSTVKSIVDKLPLENLSKISNVVLSSKDNLELQKLLEALSKSLINKKYLVGDRLSIADISIAAQLSLLKFPKSAGPILSGEGSQEYINNPYLENLFIWRNNLEEYLFSANSQ; this comes from the coding sequence ATGATTACATTATATCAATTTAGGCATAGTGCTTTTTGTTTAAAAACAAGAATGGCTCTTCATGCAAAAAAAATACAATATCGAGTTGAAGAAGTAACACCTGGAATAGGCCAATTTGAAATCTTTAAATTATCAGGTCAAAAACAAGTACCTGTAATAGTTGATAGTAATGATCAAGTTATTAATGACTCTTCAACTATTTGCGAATATATAGATAAAAAAAATGATAACAATCCACTATTTCCAGAGGACCCAATATTATTTGCACAATGCAAACTAATTGAAGACTGGGCAGATACTACAATGGCTACAACTTGTAGAAAAGCATTAATAAAATCTGCAATAGAAAATCCACAGCTAAGAACAGCATTACTTCCAGATGAACTACCTTCTACAGTTAAAAGTATTGTTGATAAATTACCTCTTGAAAATCTTAGTAAAATTTCTAATGTAGTTTTGTCTTCTAAAGATAATTTAGAACTCCAAAAATTACTGGAAGCTTTATCAAAATCCTTGATCAACAAGAAATATTTAGTTGGAGATCGTTTATCAATTGCAGATATTTCAATTGCTGCTCAATTATCCCTTCTTAAATTTCCAAAGTCTGCAGGACCAATTCTTTCAGGAGAGGGGAGCCAAGAATATATAAACAACCCTTATTTAGAAAATCTTTTCATTTGGAGGAACAACTTAGAGGAATATCTATTTAGTGCTAACTCTCAATAA
- a CDS encoding DUF751 family protein yields the protein MGEFFSNVARYPKYLISIIVGGLVALLEPLFKNRSNPLTIVGLISSVLSAFITVYFVLQAMTNPINLQP from the coding sequence ATGGGCGAATTTTTCTCTAATGTTGCAAGATATCCAAAGTATTTGATATCCATCATTGTAGGGGGACTTGTTGCTTTGCTTGAACCTTTATTCAAGAATAGATCAAATCCACTCACAATAGTAGGTTTGATATCTTCTGTCTTAAGTGCTTTCATAACTGTTTATTTTGTCTTGCAAGCGATGACAAACCCAATAAATTTACAACCATAA
- the rbfA gene encoding 30S ribosome-binding factor RbfA: protein MPNNYRLEKVSSLLKKEITLILQNDLENDLIRDHFVNISKIDLSGDLQHCKIYITSTAQEKVRTEIVENLNTAKSSIRHSLGKRIEMRRVPEIIFKDDVVLDKGLSVLKLLDELKNKNQNHNVEDKDAKS, encoded by the coding sequence ATGCCGAATAACTACCGTCTTGAAAAAGTTTCTTCTCTTTTGAAGAAAGAAATAACCCTTATTTTGCAGAATGATTTAGAAAATGATCTTATTAGAGATCATTTCGTCAATATTTCTAAGATTGATTTATCAGGTGATTTGCAACACTGTAAAATTTATATAACTTCAACTGCTCAAGAGAAAGTGAGGACAGAGATTGTTGAAAACTTGAATACTGCTAAAAGTTCTATAAGGCATAGTTTAGGAAAAAGAATTGAGATGAGAAGAGTTCCAGAGATAATTTTTAAAGACGATGTTGTTCTTGATAAAGGATTATCAGTCTTGAAACTTCTCGATGAATTAAAAAATAAAAATCAAAATCATAATGTTGAGGACAAGGATGCCAAAAGTTGA
- a CDS encoding uroporphyrinogen-III synthase, with product MPKVDLPLDQRNIIITRSKEGILDIKKIFISKGANVFDLPAISIGDPDDLNPLDEALNQINDFHWIIFSSSNGIKFVDKRLRYFNSSLKECSKKTKIAVVGEKTSKTLDDFGIKADFIPPEFVAESLIDNFPVSGYGLRVFVPRVQTGGRDFIADQFRKAGSRVFEVAAYETRCPESIPEETIDIISNRKVDAIIFSSGKTVVNAAFLLEKNLGKKWLEYFDQIKLLTIGPQTTKICNKIFGRFDSQAQKYTFEGLLDVAINIFS from the coding sequence ATGCCAAAAGTTGATCTACCCCTTGATCAAAGAAATATAATTATTACTCGATCAAAAGAAGGGATATTGGATATAAAAAAGATATTCATAAGCAAGGGCGCTAATGTATTTGATTTACCTGCAATAAGTATTGGTGATCCAGATGATTTGAATCCTCTTGACGAAGCATTAAATCAAATAAATGATTTTCATTGGATTATTTTTTCCAGTAGTAATGGGATCAAATTTGTGGATAAAAGACTTAGATACTTTAATAGTTCATTAAAAGAATGTTCTAAAAAAACAAAAATCGCCGTAGTCGGAGAAAAAACCTCAAAAACTCTTGATGATTTTGGGATTAAGGCTGATTTCATACCTCCAGAATTTGTTGCTGAAAGTTTAATTGATAATTTCCCAGTATCTGGTTATGGACTTCGAGTTTTTGTACCAAGAGTTCAAACAGGTGGTAGGGATTTCATTGCAGATCAATTTAGAAAGGCTGGTTCTCGTGTATTTGAGGTTGCTGCATATGAGACTAGATGTCCTGAATCAATTCCGGAAGAAACAATTGATATTATTTCTAATCGAAAAGTTGATGCAATTATTTTCTCAAGTGGTAAAACCGTAGTAAATGCTGCTTTTTTACTAGAAAAAAATCTTGGTAAAAAATGGTTAGAATATTTTGATCAAATTAAGTTATTAACTATTGGACCTCAGACAACAAAAATATGTAACAAGATTTTTGGAAGATTTGATAGTCAGGCACAAAAATATACTTTTGAAGGACTACTAGATGTAGCAATTAATATTTTTAGTTAG
- a CDS encoding SRPBCC family protein has protein sequence MGTWLKHDVITIVNAPLENVWDTWSDLDSMSLWMSWIESVKTVDEETNTLPDLTEWTLAANGFRFKWKAQITERVEKSKLKWKSIGGLPTEGSVVFESKTDQITTVNLAITYELPKMIARFMEENILGKMVTNELQANIDRFKDLVEKNYTKNFSN, from the coding sequence ATGGGTACTTGGCTAAAACATGACGTTATAACAATTGTTAATGCGCCTCTTGAAAATGTATGGGATACATGGAGCGATTTAGACTCAATGTCACTTTGGATGAGCTGGATTGAATCTGTAAAAACAGTTGACGAAGAAACTAATACGTTACCAGATTTAACAGAATGGACTTTAGCTGCAAATGGCTTTAGGTTTAAATGGAAAGCTCAAATTACAGAAAGGGTTGAAAAAAGCAAACTCAAATGGAAATCAATAGGAGGTTTACCAACTGAGGGATCAGTAGTTTTCGAAAGTAAAACTGATCAAATCACTACGGTCAATTTAGCCATAACTTATGAACTACCAAAAATGATTGCTCGGTTTATGGAAGAAAATATTTTAGGCAAAATGGTTACAAACGAATTACAGGCCAATATTGATAGGTTCAAAGATTTAGTTGAAAAGAACTATACAAAAAATTTTTCTAACTAA
- the zds gene encoding 9,9'-di-cis-zeta-carotene desaturase yields the protein MKIAIVGSGLAGLTAAVNLVDEGHEVEIFESRSFWGGKVGSWEDKDGNHIEMGLHVFFYNYANLFKLMNKVGALDNLLPKDHTHLFINNGGNLKSLDFRFPLGAPFNGLKAFFTTEQLTWVDKFRNALALGTSPIVRGLIDYEGAMKIIRDLDKISFKEWFLNHGGSEKSLERMWDPIAYALGFINCKDISARCMLTIFMMFASKTEASKLNLLKGSPHKWLTQPIVDYITNKGAKIHLNHKVEEIIYEKESSSYSVNQLKISSPEGIKAVFADKFLAACDVPGIKKIIPKEWYQFKEFEGLKKLRAVAVATIQLRYDGWVTELEKDNTGNEPIGLDNLLYSADASFSCFADLALASPADYRKKDMGSLLQCVLTPGDRWMGRSTERITKAIDKEVRRLFPSSKNLKLLWSNVVQIPQSLYREAPGMEPFRPDQKTSISNFFMAGSYTKQDYIDSMEGATMSGHLAAAAILEKKAELAKNLAVS from the coding sequence GTGAAAATTGCAATAGTTGGTTCTGGATTAGCTGGTCTTACAGCAGCAGTCAATTTAGTTGATGAAGGTCACGAAGTAGAAATTTTCGAGAGCAGGTCATTTTGGGGAGGTAAAGTAGGAAGTTGGGAAGATAAGGATGGTAACCACATAGAAATGGGCTTACATGTATTTTTTTATAATTATGCAAATCTTTTTAAATTAATGAACAAAGTGGGAGCTCTAGACAATTTACTCCCGAAAGACCATACTCATCTATTTATTAATAATGGTGGTAATTTAAAATCTTTAGACTTCAGATTCCCTTTAGGTGCTCCATTTAATGGACTTAAAGCTTTTTTTACCACCGAACAACTAACTTGGGTAGATAAGTTCAGGAATGCCTTAGCTTTAGGGACAAGCCCAATAGTTAGAGGATTGATAGATTATGAAGGCGCAATGAAAATAATTAGAGATCTAGATAAAATTAGTTTTAAAGAATGGTTTTTAAACCATGGTGGAAGTGAAAAAAGCTTAGAAAGAATGTGGGATCCTATCGCATACGCTTTAGGTTTTATTAATTGCAAAGATATTTCAGCAAGATGCATGCTAACTATATTTATGATGTTTGCTTCAAAAACAGAAGCCTCAAAACTTAATCTTTTAAAAGGTTCTCCGCATAAGTGGTTAACTCAACCTATTGTCGACTACATCACAAACAAAGGCGCAAAAATACATCTTAACCATAAGGTAGAAGAAATCATTTATGAAAAGGAATCTTCCTCTTATTCAGTAAATCAATTAAAAATATCTTCTCCTGAAGGAATTAAGGCAGTGTTTGCAGATAAATTTCTAGCTGCCTGTGATGTTCCTGGAATAAAAAAAATAATTCCAAAAGAATGGTATCAATTTAAAGAATTTGAAGGTTTAAAAAAACTTAGAGCTGTAGCTGTAGCCACAATCCAATTAAGATACGACGGTTGGGTTACTGAATTAGAAAAAGATAATACTGGAAACGAACCAATTGGACTAGATAACCTTCTTTATTCTGCTGATGCCTCTTTCAGTTGTTTTGCTGATTTAGCACTAGCAAGTCCAGCAGACTATAGAAAAAAAGATATGGGATCGCTTCTCCAATGTGTTTTAACTCCTGGCGATAGATGGATGGGAAGATCCACAGAAAGAATTACAAAAGCAATAGATAAAGAGGTTCGCCGTCTATTCCCATCCTCAAAAAACCTTAAATTGCTTTGGAGTAACGTGGTACAAATTCCACAATCACTCTATAGAGAAGCTCCCGGTATGGAACCTTTCAGACCCGATCAAAAAACATCTATATCTAATTTCTTCATGGCTGGTAGTTATACAAAACAAGATTATATAGACTCTATGGAGGGAGCTACAATGAGTGGTCATTTAGCTGCCGCCGCAATTTTAGAGAAGAAAGCCGAATTAGCAAAAAATCTTGCAGTAAGTTAA
- a CDS encoding HesB/IscA family protein, producing the protein MENVEVKQEIKNSDDGKGILITNDAIEQISNLLKGQSDKKALRVGVRSGGCSGMSYTMDFIGTDEISPDDKVYDYSLKADQSFQVVCDPKSLLYIYGMQLDFSKELIGGGFNFVNPNASQTCGCGSSFAV; encoded by the coding sequence ATGGAAAATGTAGAAGTTAAACAGGAAATTAAAAATTCTGATGATGGCAAAGGTATCTTAATTACGAATGATGCTATAGAACAAATTTCAAATTTATTGAAGGGCCAAAGTGATAAAAAAGCACTAAGGGTGGGAGTAAGATCAGGCGGTTGTAGTGGAATGAGTTATACGATGGATTTTATAGGAACCGATGAAATAAGTCCTGATGATAAAGTTTATGATTATTCATTAAAAGCTGATCAAAGCTTTCAAGTGGTTTGTGATCCTAAAAGTCTTTTATATATTTATGGAATGCAGTTAGATTTTAGTAAGGAATTAATTGGAGGTGGCTTTAATTTTGTAAATCCCAATGCCTCTCAAACTTGTGGTTGTGGAAGCTCCTTTGCAGTTTAA
- a CDS encoding tetratricopeptide repeat protein has product MNNEINPIEEDFNAALSRYKAGQDLIPIVQDFQKIIHQIPNHFAAWTCLSWLQLLLKNNEEALSAARQAVRLNQQDPQARMNLSLALLATNNKGVRDHIELIKKMSMMMPDVKSELKESVEDGLSRYPDWPELTKVKKWLEF; this is encoded by the coding sequence ATGAATAACGAAATTAATCCGATCGAAGAGGATTTTAATGCAGCTTTATCAAGATATAAAGCAGGGCAAGATTTAATTCCAATCGTTCAGGATTTTCAAAAAATTATACACCAAATTCCAAATCATTTTGCTGCTTGGACTTGTTTATCATGGCTTCAATTACTTTTGAAAAATAATGAAGAAGCTTTGTCAGCTGCCAGACAAGCGGTTCGATTAAATCAGCAAGATCCACAAGCAAGAATGAATTTGTCTTTAGCTCTTTTGGCTACCAATAATAAAGGTGTTAGGGATCATATTGAGTTAATAAAGAAAATGTCTATGATGATGCCAGATGTGAAAAGTGAGTTGAAAGAATCAGTTGAAGACGGATTAAGTAGATATCCAGATTGGCCTGAGTTAACCAAAGTAAAAAAATGGTTGGAATTTTAA